GGACATGGCTGGCGGGGACCGAGATACTCTTCCGGGGTGAATGTGTGAGGATCGAGGCGGGCGCCGACGGCCAGGGCGGGCTGGTTCGCTTTGGCAGTGAAATCGTGCCCGTCGCGGATGCGGCCGGCGACCTGCGCCCGGCCATCGAACGGCATCTGCAGGAGCTGGCGGTTCGGGAATTGCCGCCGCGCGTGCTTGAGTTGGCGGCACTGCACGGCCTGGCTGTTCAGCGCATCGCCATCCGCAACCAGCGCACGCGCTGGGGTTCCTGCTCGCGGCGCGGCACCATCTCCCTCAACTGGCGCTTGGTGCAGGTTCCACCTTCCGTCCGCGACTATCTTGTCCTGCATGAACTCGCGCACCTGCGGGAAATGAACCACTCCTCGCGGTTCTGGGACGAGGTGGCGCGGCTGTGCCCGGCTTATCGCGAGGCCGAACGCTGGCTGCAACGGAACTCCGCGCTGCTGGTGCGAGCCTGACTCATCAGCGCGCCCGGTTCTGGCCACCTGCCCGCCATCCGTGTATGCTGCTGCCGATGTTGTTAACCGATGTAAAGTCCGCCAGGTGCTTTCCAAAGTCCTTTCGGCTTTCGACCTTTGGTTTTCGGGTTGCCCTTTTCCTCCTCGCCTTGAGTGTCGTTCCTCGCGTCTCCGCCGAAAACTGGCCTTGCTGGCGCGGCCCGCGTTTGGACGGCACCAGCCGGGAGAAGGGCGTCCCCGTCCACTGGAACGCCACCAACAACGTCCTCTGGCAGACCGAACTGCCCGGCTCCGGCCACGCCTCGCCGATCGTATGGGATGGCTGCGTCTTCACCGTCAGCGCCATGTCCGACACCCAGGATCGCCTGCTCCTCTGCCTGGATCGCCGCACCGGCAAACTGCTCTGGCAGCAGACCGTTCTCACCGCGCCGCTCGAACGCAAGCACGGCCTCAACAGTTTTGCCTCCAGCACCCCCGCCACGGACGGGGAGCTGGTCTATGTCGCGTTTCTTGACCGCGGCCAGATGTTCGTCGCCGCGCACGACTTCAAGGGCCGCCGGCGCTGGGTCGCCCGCCCCGGCCCGTTCGCCAGC
The window above is part of the Candidatus Paceibacterota bacterium genome. Proteins encoded here:
- a CDS encoding SprT family zinc-dependent metalloprotease, with amino-acid sequence MQLEWLFGPKPCAQPEEHWLPGGAQPVRLRFVRHRRARRYVLRLCADGSARVTVPRGGSLAEARRFAARNTAWLERQRLRQALRLRHPRTWLAGTEILFRGECVRIEAGADGQGGLVRFGSEIVPVADAAGDLRPAIERHLQELAVRELPPRVLELAALHGLAVQRIAIRNQRTRWGSCSRRGTISLNWRLVQVPPSVRDYLVLHELAHLREMNHSSRFWDEVARLCPAYREAERWLQRNSALLVRA